CTTTTTGCATCACTGGGAGTGCACGGCCAATAATTTTACtctagaatttaaaaaaataaataaatgtgtttctgttgtgttctTGTTTTTCAGGAGACGTCAGTCAGAAAACTACATGGCACAGAGTCTCAGTGTTCAAACCAGGCCTCAGAGACGTGGCATATCAGTATGTGAAAAAAGGGTAGGTTTCTGAGCTTTCATCTAAAAAAGAAAGTTCCCTCTGTGAACATTTAACCCTGTTTATATAGTTTCACCTTTATACACCATTATATTTACAGTAagataaatgttttaaaggCTCAAAATAGGGAATTTCTTTTCCCTAAATCCAAATGATCCTATCTGCTCTTTTCTCCAGGTCTCGTTTGCTAGTTGAAGGTAAACTGGACTATGGAGAATATGTGGACAAAAATAACGTGCGGCGTCAGGCCACCACCATTATTGCAGGTTAGTATGTATTagctatttatatatattattattattattatgtgctgattttaaaataactttctaaTCCTCTTTCCCTGTAGAtaacattgtgtttttaagTGACAACATACGTGATAAAGCCTGAAGATTCTCCAACACAGCTGAACAAGTGAAgaaattgttgttattattgtagTCCGTTACCTCCATGTAGGAATTTTGTGcctaaaattattattattattctttattattattcttattattattctttaacCCTGTCATTCTGTCATTATGTAGATAGGGGGCACCAACCAAATGTAAATGCGTCACCCATTATTCCAACAATACAGTACAACATTGTAAAATGATGTGCCTCATTAATGGCTTTATAGTATTTTCTAAAAAGAAATCATTACTTTGCAAAGTATTACATCACTTAAAGTGAGTAAAATAATATCCTGGctttatttcaactttttttttttttttttattgagggaTCCGAAGATCATTGATATGTGGTCCTCTATGAGGATCAGACTCCCTGCAAGTTCTCTCCCTCAAACCTTTCTGCAGTTCCTTTCTAGGAATTTCGGTTCTG
The Denticeps clupeoides chromosome 15, fDenClu1.1, whole genome shotgun sequence DNA segment above includes these coding regions:
- the ssbp1 gene encoding single-stranded DNA-binding protein, mitochondrial, whose translation is MLRLASRQIFQQIVRHTTTDATLILERSINRVQLLGRVGQDPLMRQVEGRNPVTIFSIATNEMWRSGEGESVQTGDVSQKTTWHRVSVFKPGLRDVAYQYVKKGSRLLVEGKLDYGEYVDKNNVRRQATTIIADNIVFLSDNIRDKA